TGCGCAGTAAGCTAGTTTTGGGAATGTCTTTGTTGAAGTCCGAGGTGTTTCTACTAATGGTAATAGGTGACAGACTTGTTAGTGCAGTTGTAGTTGGAATCATCGTTAGAGTTCTCCACAAGCTATTTAGATACTCTGATGGATTTTTATATGTTGTGTACAAACGAGAGAGGTCCCTTCTCTTGTCGCTGAGTGACATGGACGATGCGTCCACGATAATTGAGACCAtctttaacatatttttaggGGGTTTGATATTAGCATTCTCAATCCCACTGCTGGAATTAGGCGGAGTAATATATTTGGCGTTCATATACATAAActctttaattataaaataaaataagcaaaatataagcaaaacataagcaaaatgtgaagaaaaaaacacttaaataaaaacaaaaagtgacTTCATGTATATCGATTGATACAATTACCAACTGTAACAAAGAATACAACAATACAAATAGAAAACATTCAAGCTCGTATAATTGCTGTTGTTAACCAAAAACCATAATATATTTGTGGCAGATTAGTTTTCTCATTGTGGGATGTGAAGTATGTCATAGTTATATCATTGACGTCATGGTTTTACATGCATACCTATAGTGAGAAGTTATCATATTCTCTATTTTCTATACGTGTGGTTAAAACTCTCATGGGTCTTCCATTGACTAAATACAGAAGATTTTTGCCTATTGACAAGTGAAGCTTTAAGAGATCTACTTAAGCTTAATCCAAAAGAATTATTATCATGGCATATGAAGCAAATGATGATTGAGAAAGAGGAAGGGATAATGAAGCAAAGAGGCCGAAAGGATCTTTCAAAATGTGGCAAAACTCATTAAGTCTCACATTTGTCTTTAGCATTTGTTTGTGTTCGAAAACACATGGTTCACAAATTTTTGAGGTTTATTAATTTGCTAGGTCTCAATCGATTTATAGTGTCACCACTTACCCCTGTTtccatttctttaatttactGTCTTTACTTCTTCACCTATACGTATTGAAAAAATTACTCCAATTAAAGACGAATGTTGATTATGAAGTAGAGTAACAAGTGTAATTAGATGAAGCTATATACTTTCAAAACTTCAGCGtattaacaaaactaattatgaaaagtaccaaaaagaaaaggaaaaatggaCGGTGGAAGAGAGAGGACATGAACGTTAGAGTGGAAGGATTCATGAGCCGGAATTTCCAAAGACGTCCTATTCGTCGTGTTGCATTCGAATTAAAGATCTATCAAAAtctcattgattttttttttaaatatattataccATTAAATTGATATTGACATGTACTGATTTACTTGGCTTCGTTGACAACAATGAAAAATCTTGACTTCTTGAAATTCTTGTTCTGATACCAAAATCACATGGATGTTGTAGCTGGACGGTGCGAACATACTcggtattaaaaaaaatcaggtTTTTTGTACAATCATTGAAATGGATAGTAAAACAGTTTGGTATTAGAATGCATAGCTTATGAATTATATTCTGGGATTTTATTGGGCAAGTAACTAATTttgaggattttttttgttcacgaATCCTTCAAAATCATTGTCAGTAATTAGATAAGTTGAGAATGAAATCgacttataataataatttttttttttcgactTATAATAATATACCGTCCTGAAAATGTGTCTTTATGAAATTTATCGAAACCAAGAATGGGTGGTTGATGTTTTTTTAGGTATTCATATATTTCGGACTGAAATTAGTCTAACTTCTAAATATGCAGaaattttgagtatttttgcAATTTAAGATATTCATTTGAAAGATAAAAGGATagttttagacaaaaaaaatagatattcaTTTGACTAACAGCCATGAATCCATGCTTGAAATCAAAGTAGAAGAATAGGAAATTTGATCCTCGCATTATATGAATCGTTTTCAGCCACTAACTAATTGGTTATTTAGTAGATGTTTTTCTGGTTTGCATTTTTACATGTACTCATTTAGTAAGGTCTTGAGCCGCAATCTTCATGGACGGTGCAAGGTAGAAAGGAAGCTATGGTCATAATTTTTATCTCGACATATATAAAAGAACTACGTTTTCCATTCTCTGCCCATCAAAATAGACCTGAACCGTCCATAGATATGTTTTCTCATCGTTCCCACTATATCATTATGATTATGCATGCTACACGTCCTTTCTCCTAAATTAACGTTTtcattttggtattttaaaaaagtaaacacATTTAGTGATAATATGTGAAATTACACTTATATCAGAAATcgttaattaattatacaaaattacCAACAAATGAATTGTGTTATAGctaaaaaaactgaaaattaatgacataatcaaaaataaaaactaaaaaattgtataatttagAGAAAAGCGTTCTTTTGTCTACTATTACATATTGTTAAACTtaccataaacaaaaaacataataaacaaagaattcaaatgTTTGTGCAAATTAAATTTACGTGTAAACAATTGTTATACTTTTAAGAATACCGTGTTCCATCGAATGTACTATGTACgtcataaattttaaatttagatGATTAATGACACATGATGTGTGTAGATATCAATGCCCCGCGGTTGTTTTGACAAAACCTTGATACGCGATAATCTTACAAGCCCACGTTGAAAGTGGACCAAGTGATCAATTATTTGTGAAAACACGAATCAAAAGTCTTAGTACTAGttaattatacatttaaattatgttGAATATCTGTTTGACTTTGTTCATTCTACTTTTAGTTTAATTTCATGGACCAGTTTAACGTGCTGTTAATTGGAAAAGAAGCTGGGAACCAGTTAAAGCACTAAATTTCGAGTTACCAACTTAAACCAATTATTCATTTAATCGTTTGCAGATGAGAGTGTCTTGGGCTTTCAAACTATACTACTCTAAAACCATCGAGCTAGAGCTGTCAAAGCGGGTTGTCCATGTCCATTAGCCCAGTCCAATAATGTCCATTTCGATATTTGACAAATAGTGTTCATGTCCATTAAAGCCCATGTCCATTAATGTCCATGCCCATTAATGCCCATGTCCAAATGGGTTGTCCAATGGGCATAACAGAACCAAATTTTAACACAATAGTATTTGCTTTATATTCCaatcaaattatcaaatcgAGAAGcaaatttaaataacaaagTATTAGTTGatttaaatatcaaatccaaaagcaAATTTAAACACAATTCAAGTATTCAACAAagtatcaaatccaaaaacaaattaacagcaaatttaaacttcttcctcttctccctCGCCATCTTTGTCTTCATTAAGGAACTCGATATTATCACCTAAGTACAACAGTGACAGAAACCCATTATTGAgtaatcaaaaacagaaacccAAATCGAATTGAGTAAAAAGGATGAGAATTTGCTTACTTGAATAGATTAGGATTCTCAGGAGGATCCATGATGTGATGGAGATGAGTTGTTGAAGGAACTCGCCGGAGAAATCGCCGGAGAGAAGAAATCGCCGAATAAGCGCCGGAGAAATGTTTCCcgacaaaaccaagaaatgttttttgcCCAAATCTATTTTTGCCCAAATCGACTTAAACCTAATATTTTTGACCATTGGGCCGCCCATGTCCATTACGTCCAGTCCGCTAATGTCCATGTCCGTTAACGCCCATATCCATTAATGTCCACTTCATAATGGGCTTGTCCATGCCCGGTCCATTAAGCGTTGGACACGGGCAGCCCACGGGCCGCCCGTCCATTTTGACAGCTATACATCGAGCTTTTGGATTGGAGACCTTAATCATTATATttgaattcatatatatttttcgcTAACCTGTTAAACTAATCACATTTGGTGTCCACACTTATATTTTGACCctatgttactatatatatatatatatatatatatatgcatgtgcaATTCCATTGTAAATAACCAAATCGATATAATAAGGAATGAACCTCGGTATGAGCTTGAGTCTTGATGTTAGGAAGTGACGATAGTCTATAGTGACCTGTTTTGTTATGCGGTTAGAAGAGATTGTGGTTCAAAATGGTCAGAATCTTTTGGTAAGATTAATTAAGAAGTTGTAgcattttcataaataataaagGGTTTATTTGTATACCATAATACTATTTTAAGCATCAAGTACATTTATGTCACATCTATTTCCggttagtttaattttattaatttcgTCTGTAAAACTATTCATAACTACCAAACcccattttcttatttttttctcaaaagaacTACCAACAGATCTTCAACGGTCTTGTTgtcgaattatttatttactttctcGGGGCCTTTGTTActttataattagaaaaaggCGATGGTCAACATTCTCCGGTTAACCCCCATAATGCAAAATCTTATTTTGGGCAAATGAGAGGGTAAAATAGTCATTTAAAGAATTCCGACCGGAGTTTCTCCTTTGATTCCTCGCCCCTATACTACGCGTCGTGTCAGACTCGTAACTCCGTTTGACTCAATTACCCCACATTTTTCATTCCatcatttcctttttcattgttttcattgtttttggcTAGTTAACATAGCCAAACTATGTTCATTATGCAACTCACGAAACTTAATACAAAGATGAATCTAATAACTCTGGTTAACGAAGTATATTCTccgttgacaaaaaaaaaaaaaaacacaaacagagaaaagtgAAATCTGTTGTATTAAGAACTTTGTAGCTCCTACAAGCCTTttcatatattgaaaattcaCATatttagcaaaagaaaaaaaagaaaattgaaaaatcattCCCGTTTTCATGTACTAAAAAGTTTTAACAGtaaatatgcatatatttagGAAATGTATAGTTGCCTTGATAAATTGGTAAGTTTGATTTAATATgcatttaaatataaaactctTTTTACATATACTTAATCTTCAACTATCATTCTAAAGTCATACCCTTTTAACACTTTATttatcctctcttttttttttttggacaactaactttattttatccaatcagcttttaaaatcttaattaacaTGGTTTGGATTGGACAAGCTAAGTAATAATACTATAATACGCCACGTATATATACGACGtatccttcttctcttcacgtataaaataaaaatagtgtGTTATTGCCATAACATACgtgttttctaaaatttaaaagaaagtCATTTATCATGAAAAGGTATCATAATCAGAATAAGAGTAATCAGTTTGAAAACTAGCTAGTTGactaaaacagaaagaaaaatatctttacTTGAAACATGTGTTGAGAATTCACATtatataaaaggaaaaaaaataaaacatgactTTTGCGTAGACAATCCATAGTCCAATCAACAAAACGTGTGGACGGCAAGGGTTCCTTCTAGCTCTCTCTATTTATATCTCTCACTCGCCGATTTTTACTAGTAATTAACCAGAACGTTCATCTACCAACAAATCCTcaactccttcttcttcactaatAGTATACCACAAAACCTCAAAATTGTAATTTATTAGATTATCGTGATGGCCTTAGCTAAAGAGTTAATGGGTTATCCTCTCATCACAGAAAGGTCATCACTTGTCTCGTCGGCGTCGCATTTCAAGAAGAGGACACAGTCAACACAGTTCTCGATCAACCCTTTTGACCGGAGACcaagaaaaaccaaatccGGCGTCGTTGCAGCCATCAGCGAGGATTTGGTCAAAACGCTGCGTTTTTCCACAACGACCGGAGACAGAAAGAGcgaagaggaggagaaagcGGCGGTGAAGTTCAAGGTGAGAGCTGTGGTTACTGTGAGGAACAAGAACAAGGAGGATTTGAAAGAGACTCTTGTTAAGCATTTGGATGCTTTTGCTGATAAAATTGGTCGAAACATTGTCTTGGAGCTTATCAGCACCCAACTTGATCCAAGTAAGTCCTTCTCTTGAAAAGCAGAGCATTCACATATTTTCTGAAGATCGTGTAATCTAAAATGGGTTTCCAAAAtactaagaaaaaacaaaactttttgattCAAACAGAAACGAAGTTGCCGAAGAAAAGCAATGCAGCAGTTTTAAAGGATTGGTCAAAGAAATCGAAAACTAAGGCGGAGAGAGTTCACTATACGGCGGAGTTCACGGTGGATGCAGCGTTTGGCTCGCCGGGAGCAATCACCGTCATGaataaacaccaaaaagaGTTTTTCTTGGAGAGCATAACCATTGAAGGCTTCGCACTTGGTCCTGTTCACTTTCCATGCAATTCTTGGGTTCAGTCTCAAAAAGATCACCCTGATAAACGAATTTTCTTCACTAATCAGGTAACTCATTAAACTAAGTAGTTAATCATGGTTtccaaaatctttaaaacacgTCATTTTCGTTCCCTCACGAATTGATTACATATCTTAGTCAGTTTCAAAATCTTCTTTAACATTTATGTCATGGTGGGTCCATTAATAATACCCAACTCCCCAGCTATTAAGTATGAAAATAACGTCATGTAAATTGAATATTATTCGCAGCCGTATTTGCCGAATGAGACACCAAGCGGATTAAGAGTATTGAGGGAGAAAGAGTTGAAGAATCTACGAGGAGATGGAAGTGGAGTGAGAAAATTATCAGACAGAATTTACGACTTTGATGTTTACAACGACCTTGGAAATCCCGACAAATCATCCGAGCTCTCTCGCCCCAAACTCGGTGGCAAAGAGGTTCCTTACCCTAGACGTTGTCGTACTGGTCGCCAATCAACAGTTTCTGGTATATTTTGTAGCTCAATATCTCTATGAAACATTTTTAGTACGATTtgcattcaacaaaaaaaacaacactttctgttttggttttatgaaaCGTTTCTCATATTGATCTGTACTGTTGACAGATAAAGACGCGGAGAGCCGAGTAGAGAAGCCATTACCTATGTATGTGCCACGAGACGAGCAATTTGAAGAGTCGAAGCAGGACACTTTTGCTGCAGGGAGGCTAAAAGCAGTCTTACACCACCTAATTCCGTCGCTCAAAGCCAGTATTGTAGCTGAGGACTTTGCAGACTTCGGCGAGATCGATCGTCTTTATAAAGAAGGCTTGTTACTCAAGTTAGGGTTTCAAGATGACATCTTTAAGAAGTTTCCTCTCCCTAAGGTCGTAGTTGATACCCTCCAAGAATCTACTAAAGGACTCCTCAAATACGACACTCCCAAAATATTATCGAGTAAGAACCCTAAATTAATAACATCAATTatttagtaaacaaaaattgaactAATGCCATTTCATATCCCCACACCAACTAAAGCAAGCATCCCCTAATTGAGTAATTTCCAagaattttacattattttattggtCTTTTTTGGCGATTTGTGTATCGTTGGTTATTGGGACCCATTAGTTTCAAAAAGCAGACGAAACGCATTACTAGAGTactaaaacaacaacatatgTTCCACGTGATTCTCTTAATTCGTTTTGCGGATAACAAAAGCGCGTTTGCTTTTACTTAACTCATTCATAGCCGTAACTTGCTTTTTAGTTATTAATCTTTGGAAATATTAATTAGTCAATTGATTTCTGACGACTATAAATAATGCAGAGGATAAAAACGCATGGTTAAGAGATGACGAATTCGCACGTCAAGCCATAGCTGGAATCAATCCAGTGAACATTGAGAGAGTCAAGACTTTTCCACCGGTCAGCAATCTTGACCCCAAGATCTACGGTCCACAACACTCCGCTCTTACTGACGACCATATCATTGGTCACCTCGACGGATTCTCCGTACAACAAGTACGTTTATCTATATAATTCCCCTTACAATGGATTAactaaactaatcaaaaaatgattaaattaaatagtcttttctattttttttcaggCGTTGGAAGAGAATAGATTGTATATGTTGGATTACCATGACATATTCTTACCGTTCCTAGACCGGATTAATGCGCTAGACGGACGCAAAGCCTATGCTACTCGaactatcttcttcttgactcGTCTAGGCACACTTAAGCCGGTAGCCATTGAGCTAAGCCTCCCTCCCCATGGTCCAAAACATCGGTCCAAGCGTGTGCTTACACCTCCAGTCGATGCAACCTCTAATTGGATGTGGCAGCTCGCTAAAGCCCACGTTAGTTCTAACGATGCTGGTGTCCATCAGCTTGTCAATCACTGGTTAGTACTTATACATGTTAATACACATTTATGTAACAAG
This sequence is a window from Arabidopsis thaliana chromosome 1 sequence. Protein-coding genes within it:
- the LOX3 gene encoding lipoxygenase 3 (lipoxygenase 3 (LOX3); FUNCTIONS IN: oxidoreductase activity, acting on single donors with incorporation of molecular oxygen, incorporation of two atoms of oxygen, lipoxygenase activity, iron ion binding, metal ion binding; INVOLVED IN: growth, response to fungus, jasmonic acid biosynthetic process, response to wounding, defense response; LOCATED IN: chloroplast; EXPRESSED IN: 22 plant structures; EXPRESSED DURING: 12 growth stages; CONTAINS InterPro DOMAIN/s: Lipoxygenase, iron binding site (InterPro:IPR020833), Lipoxygenase, C-terminal (InterPro:IPR013819), Lipoxygenase, LH2 (InterPro:IPR001024), Lipase/lipooxygenase, PLAT/LH2 (InterPro:IPR008976), Lipoxygenase, conserved site (InterPro:IPR020834), Lipoxygenase (InterPro:IPR000907), Lipoxygenase, plant (InterPro:IPR001246); BEST Arabidopsis thaliana protein match is: PLAT/LH2 domain-containing lipoxygenase family protein (TAIR:AT1G72520.1); Has 1470 Blast hits to 1436 proteins in 179 species: Archae - 0; Bacteria - 76; Metazoa - 529; Fungi - 49; Plants - 787; Viruses - 0; Other Eukaryotes - 29 (source: NCBI BLink).), translating into MALAKELMGYPLITERSSLVSSASHFKKRTQSTQFSINPFDRRPRKTKSGVVAAISEDLVKTLRFSTTTGDRKSEEEEKAAVKFKVRAVVTVRNKNKEDLKETLVKHLDAFADKIGRNIVLELISTQLDPKTKLPKKSNAAVLKDWSKKSKTKAERVHYTAEFTVDAAFGSPGAITVMNKHQKEFFLESITIEGFALGPVHFPCNSWVQSQKDHPDKRIFFTNQPYLPNETPSGLRVLREKELKNLRGDGSGVRKLSDRIYDFDVYNDLGNPDKSSELSRPKLGGKEVPYPRRCRTGRQSTVSDKDAESRVEKPLPMYVPRDEQFEESKQDTFAAGRLKAVLHHLIPSLKASIVAEDFADFGEIDRLYKEGLLLKLGFQDDIFKKFPLPKVVVDTLQESTKGLLKYDTPKILSKDKNAWLRDDEFARQAIAGINPVNIERVKTFPPVSNLDPKIYGPQHSALTDDHIIGHLDGFSVQQALEENRLYMLDYHDIFLPFLDRINALDGRKAYATRTIFFLTRLGTLKPVAIELSLPPHGPKHRSKRVLTPPVDATSNWMWQLAKAHVSSNDAGVHQLVNHWLRTHACLEPFILAAHRQLSAMHPIFKLLDPHMRYTLEINALARQSLISADGVIEGGFTAGAYGMEMSAAAYKSSWRFDMEGLPADLIRRGMAIPDATQPHGLKLLIEDYPYANDGLLLWSAIQTWVRTYVERYYPNPNLIKTDSELQSWYSESINVGHADLRDADWWPELSTVDDLVSILTTLIWLASAQHAALNFGQYPYGGYVPNRPPLMRRLIPDESDPEYASFISHPEKYYFSSMPSLAQTSKFMAVVDTLSTHSPDEEYIGERQQPSIWTGDAEIVEAFYGFAAEIGRIEKEIEKRNADPDRRNRCGAGVLPYELLVPSSEPGVTCRGVPNSVSI